AAAGCGAATATTGCCGCCTCAGGGTCGGGCAATGATTTGATTTCACAGTTGGAAGCAAATTTAACGCACACACAAGCGCTACAAAAAACCATTATCGAGAAATTCGAAGCGCGCCGCAAGCAGCTCGAGCACATTCCTTCAATCAAGCCATTGCTCAGCGGCCGCATCACTGATCTCTTTGGCAAGCGCAGGGATCCTTTTATTTACCGCACCCGCCATCATCAGGGTTTGGACATCGGCGCGCCACGCGGCACCGAGGTGTTTGCGCCGGCCAACGGCGTGGTCGAATTTGTCAAGACGACTTACCGGCGCCATAGCGGTTATGGCAAAGCCGTGGTGATCGACCACGGCTATGGCATCAAAACGCTGTACGGCCATCTCTCCGCCATCAACGTCAAAGTCGGGCAAAAAATCGAGCGCTGGGACCTCATCGGCCTTGTCGGCGAAACCGGCCGCGCCACCGGGCCGCATCTGCACTACGAAGTTTGGGTTGACGGCGAAGCCACAGACCCGATGCGGTTTATTTTGAATAATTAGCGCCCGCCATCTTCATCAACACCTGCCACTGCTTCTCCGTCACCGGCATCACCGAAAGCCGCGGGATGCGCACAAGATCAAAATTCGCCAATGATTTTTGCTTTTTGATCTCGGCCAGCGGCACCGGGCGCGGCAGGCGCTTTTTCGGTTTGAGATCGAAGACGACGAGCTTGGGGTCGTTTTGCTTGGGGCCGGGATAGGGATTGCTTGTTATTGTCGCGAGGCCGATGACCGCCTTCTCGTCGCCGGAGTGATAAATCAAGGCGAGATCGCCTTTCTTCATCGCGCGGATGTTTTTCAGCGCGGCGTTGCTGCTGACGCCGTCCCACACCGTTTTGCCCTCGCGCTCGAGGTCGGCAAAGCTGTAGGTGGAAGGCTCGGTTTTTAGCAACCAAAGATTAGGCATGTTGACAAACCGTGTAGTTGTAAATTGCAAATTTTAAATTGGAAATTTTCAATTTAAAATTTACAATGCTTTTGATTGCGGCTAAAAGCCGCATGACGATTTATTGGTCCGTGTCATCCGTTGTTCACCACAGCCCCGTCCGCCGCCGTGTTCTTCGCTTCGGTGTCGGGCCTAACAAGCCGAACAGGCCGCGCACGACTTCGCGGCCGATTTGGCGGCCCAGCGGTGAGTTGATCACATCGGCCACCTTGTCCAACATGCCCTCTTCTTTTGGTTGCGCCGGTTGTCGCTTCGCGATCGGCTCGTCGTCCGGAATGTCCATCATCTTTTTTGCCAGCAGCTCGCGCGCGCTTTCACGGTCGATTGGCGTGCTGTATTTTTTGTACAATGGCGAGCTGCGAATGATTTGGTCCATCATTTCTGGCGGGGCCGGGCCCATAAAAGATTGCGGCGGCCGCAAGACGGTGGCAACCGGCGAAGTGGGCACGCCGCGCGGATCGAGCACGGTGATCAGCGCTTCGCCAATGCCGAGCGTTGTCAGCGTTTCTTCGAGATCATAAAACTTCGTTATTGGAAAAGTGGCGACCGTCGCTTTCAACGCCTTCGCGTCGTTCGGCGTGAACGCGCGCAAGGCGTGCTGCACGCGGTGGCCAAGCTGCGCCAGCACGTCGGTATCGACGTCTTTAGGCGTTTGTGTGACAAAATAGACGCCGACGCCTTTGGAACGAATGAGGCGCACGACTTGCTGGAGCTGATCCAGGAAAGCTTTGCTGGCGCCGTCAAAAAGAAAATGCGCCTCGTCAAAAAAGAACGCGAGAATCGGCTTGTCAACGTCGCCGCGTTCCGGCAGGTCGCAATACAGCGCCGCCAGCAGCCACATCATGAAGGTGCTGAACAACATCGGGCGATCTTGCAGATCCGCTATTTCCAAAATGCTGATGATACCGCGCCCGTCCGGCGCCGTGCGCAGCAAATCATCCGGATCAAATTCCGGCTCGCCGAAAAATTTGTCCCCGCCCTGCGTTTCCAACTCGACCATTTTGCGCAGCAACACGCCGACGGAAGTGGTTGAAAGCCCGCCGTACGTTTTCAACTCCGCGGCGCCGTCACCGGTCAAATAGGTGAGCACAGCGCGGAGATCGCTGAAATCCAACAGGGGCAGTTGGCGGTCGTCGCAAAATTTGAAAACCATTGTGAGTGAACTTTGTTGCGTCTCGTTCAAGCCGAGCACTTTGGAGAGCAAAATTGGGCCAAAGGAGCTAACCGTCGCACGCAACGGAATGCCATTCTTGCCGCTGAGGCTGAGAAATTCCACCGGAAATTCGCGGCCTTGAAAACTGATGCCGAGCTTGCTGCAACGATCTTGCAGCTTCGCATTCGTCACACCGGGCTGCGCCAACCCGCTCAAGTCGCCCTTGATGTCGGCGAGAAAAACCGGCACGCCGTTGAGCGAAAGCTGCTCGGCCATGCCCTGCAACGTGCGGGTTTTGCCGGTGCCGGTGGCGCCGGCAATCAGGCCGTGGCGATTGCCCAACGCCAGCGGCAAGCGCACGTTGACTTCCGCCAGCCTTTGCGGCTGCCCGGCTTCAGGCGGATACGCGGCGCGGCCCAACTCCAAAGACGGCTCACTCCAGCCGTATTGGTTGGCCATGAATGAGGCAAAGGTGGAATCCATGTCAAGCTCTCCTTATTTGTCGTACTATGTTCGTAGTGATGCCTTTAGACATTCATGCTCAACCGAAAGCACGACGCCTGAAGGCGTAACTGCAAACGTTATTTTCATAAAATCGATTTTCACTGTTGATCATTTTAGATTAATTTTACTAGAAAGTCAAGCGCGAAATTTGACAGTAATACCCTCACTTATGGGCGAAGAAAACTGTCATCCCGCCGTGTGGGATCTTTTTTATATCCAGCACCGTGCGTGCAATAAAAAATGTTTCCAACATGACATTACAGTAGTCCACTGGATCACCGACCCCTTACATTTGACAACAGAAAGAACTTGCAGTTTTGGCATTTTTTTGTTATACTTTTTCCAACCAATTCACGAGGGAACAAAAATGCCGGTCGCCATTGCCATCAAGCCCGCGCTGAGAAAGGTTCTCGGTGACGAGGCGGAAGCAGCATTTGTCGACGTTCTGAACCAAATTCAAGCCGATCAGCGGAATGGATTCGAGCGTTCAATCGAAATGCACCTGCAAGCTTTTCGAGAGTATCTCGATCGTCATTTAATCGAAGCCGACGCCAAGACTGAAAAACGTTTTGCAGAAGCCGACGCCAAGACTGAAAAACGTTTTGCAGAAGCCGACCTCAAGAACGAAAAGCGCTTTGCGGAAGCCGACGCCAAGACTGAAAAACGTTTTGCGGAAGCCGACGCCAAGACTGAAAAACGTTTTGCAGAAGCCGACCTCAAGAACGAAAAGCGCTTTGCGGAAGCCGACGCCAAGAACGAAAAGCGCTTTGCGGAAGCCGACGCCAAGAACGAAAAGCGTTTTAATGAGATCATGCAGGCGATGGAAAAACGCTTTGCAGAAGCCGACGTTAAAAGTGAAAGACGTTACGCTGCTCTTGAAATCAAAATCGCCCAAAGCCATGCCTCTTTGATCCGCTGGATGTTTGCGTTTTTTATCGGCATGATTTTTTCACTGGCAAGTCTGCTTTTTGTCTACTTCCAACTCTTGGTCAAAGTCAAGCCCTGATATGGACCCACATGCTGCCAGTGCAATTATTTACTGGCCTTCAAAACAAGCCGAAAGCGAAAAACGCTTTGCTGAAACTCTTGGCAATATGGATGAGAGCTTTGGCAAGACAGGAAAGACGCTGGATGATTTTTACGTTCGTATAGATAAAGCTACCACAAACCATTATCGCTCTTTGCTCAGCTGGATGTTCATTTTTTCATTTTGCAAGAGCTTTTTCTCATCGGCTTTTTCATTGCCATGATAAAACTGACGATCAAATAATAGCGCTTTCCTTGTCAATCGGTTTCTTTCGAAATCAAAAAGGCTGCCGTTCAGTTTGATGAACGACAGCCTTTTCCGTTTCACCGCTTCAACACTCAAAACGAATAACTCACCCCCACCCTTACATTCCGCGGATTCCCCGGCGTGAAGTGCAGCTCGGAAACCGGGGCGGTCTCCCCGCGCAAACGCGATTCAGTGTCGAATTGGGCTTCGTTCCAAGCCGTATTCGTCATATTCTCCAAAACCAAACTGATTCGATAATTTCCCAAACGATATGAAGCGGAAAGATCGAGCACCGTGTAGCCGAGCGCCGTCACGCTATGGTCTTCGTTTGCCGGACGGTCGCCGATGTGGCGATAGCGCAAGCCGCCTTCGTATTTGGCCTGGCGCACGGTGAGGCCGCCGGTGGAAACCAGCCGCGGCGCCAGCGGAATTTCATTCGCCTCTTTCGGCTCGTCGCGCAGCTTGCCGGTCGACACGGTGAGATCGACATCGCCGTAGAGCCACGAAAAAATTTTAAGCCGCGTCTCGAAATCCACACCATAACGCCGGGTGCGGCCGCTCAGCTCCGTGCTGCCTTCATCGCCGATGTAAACAAACTCACGTTCGAGGTCGAGCCACCAGCCGGCAGCGCCGAAATTCAAGCGGTCGCCGAGGCGGGCGCGAAAGCCCAGCTCGGCGCCGACCGCGCGCGGCAAAGTTTTGGCGTCAAGATGCGTGGGATCGAAATTCAGCGCGGTGAGCGAATCGGCAATTTGGCCATCACTCAAGCCGTTGCGCCGCAGCGCTTTTTCCAATTCGTTGACGCGTTGGTCGATGATAACGTCGCGGGCGTCGTTGGAATGAAAGCCGGTGCCGAAGTTGGCAAACAAATCAAGGCTGTGCGCCGGGCTGATGACGAGATTGGCTTTGGGGCTGAGAATGGTTTCCTGCGCATAGCCGGAAGCGTGCGGCAAACCGTTGCCGGGTTGCGTATCGAAGCGATCTTCGACATCAAAAGTAAAATAATCGCCGCGCAGGCCGAGCTGCAGGCGAAGCTGGGGGCTGAAGACAATCTCTTCTTGCGCCCAGAGAAAGAGATTGCGCTCGGCGATGTTCGCCTCGACGCGCTTTTCGGCGCGCACGCGATTGGGGCTGCGCCACAGCACGACGTCAATATCATCAGCGCGATAACCGCCGCCGAAGGTTGTCGTGCCGACGCCGAAACCGAGGTGATGATAAAATTTGTACTTCGTATTCAATCCGAGAATCTGGCGCGTATCGGTTTGCTCGATCATGTCGCCATTGACCGGGTCATTCAGAAAAAAAGTGAAATTGGAAAACAATTTGAAATTATACCGGCTGGCATAAGCCTGAATGAGAAATTCGCTGTTGTCTTTGCCGCGGGCTTCATAGGTGAAGTTGAGATTCTGGCGTCCGGTGGTGCCGCCCTCGAGATCGTCGAGCGCGCCGAAACGGCCGATCAACCGATTGTCGACCGCGCGCTGCGGAATTTGCCCGGAAGCATTCCACGCCGAGCTGAAGCCGCTGATGTCGAACGACAGCTTGGCGGTTTCGGAAATATGCGTGTGGAATTTGCCAAACAAGTTGAA
This DNA window, taken from candidate division KSB1 bacterium, encodes the following:
- a CDS encoding EVE domain-containing protein: MPNLWLLKTEPSTYSFADLEREGKTVWDGVSSNAALKNIRAMKKGDLALIYHSGDEKAVIGLATITSNPYPGPKQNDPKLVVFDLKPKKRLPRPVPLAEIKKQKSLANFDLVRIPRLSVMPVTEKQWQVLMKMAGANYSK
- a CDS encoding DUF853 domain-containing protein encodes the protein MDSTFASFMANQYGWSEPSLELGRAAYPPEAGQPQRLAEVNVRLPLALGNRHGLIAGATGTGKTRTLQGMAEQLSLNGVPVFLADIKGDLSGLAQPGVTNAKLQDRCSKLGISFQGREFPVEFLSLSGKNGIPLRATVSSFGPILLSKVLGLNETQQSSLTMVFKFCDDRQLPLLDFSDLRAVLTYLTGDGAAELKTYGGLSTTSVGVLLRKMVELETQGGDKFFGEPEFDPDDLLRTAPDGRGIISILEIADLQDRPMLFSTFMMWLLAALYCDLPERGDVDKPILAFFFDEAHFLFDGASKAFLDQLQQVVRLIRSKGVGVYFVTQTPKDVDTDVLAQLGHRVQHALRAFTPNDAKALKATVATFPITKFYDLEETLTTLGIGEALITVLDPRGVPTSPVATVLRPPQSFMGPAPPEMMDQIIRSSPLYKKYSTPIDRESARELLAKKMMDIPDDEPIAKRQPAQPKEEGMLDKVADVINSPLGRQIGREVVRGLFGLLGPTPKRRTRRRTGLW
- a CDS encoding TonB-dependent receptor, with the translated sequence MRKVATVVFIGLTLFYLINPFSSAAQSLGAIKGTIKDADTGNALPGANVIIEGTSRGASTAGDGSFVIARIRPGNYTLIASLIGYKTASASITVEAGREATVELQLVPKALELDELLVQADRSYSTASSRAVRDFDLKIRPNRSAQDLLQLAPGLVIAQHAGGGKAEQIFLRGFDADHGTDVNISVDGIPVNMVSHGHGQGYADLHFMIPDVIEEVDVYKGPYFAEYGNLATAGAVAFRTREHIDGNMLRAEGGAFDTYRITTLYQIPTTGAHNNAYFAGQFYNTDGPVDSPQGFRRFNLFGKFHTHISETAKLSFDISGFSSAWNASGQIPQRAVDNRLIGRFGALDDLEGGTTGRQNLNFTYEARGKDNSEFLIQAYASRYNFKLFSNFTFFLNDPVNGDMIEQTDTRQILGLNTKYKFYHHLGFGVGTTTFGGGYRADDIDVVLWRSPNRVRAEKRVEANIAERNLFLWAQEEIVFSPQLRLQLGLRGDYFTFDVEDRFDTQPGNGLPHASGYAQETILSPKANLVISPAHSLDLFANFGTGFHSNDARDVIIDQRVNELEKALRRNGLSDGQIADSLTALNFDPTHLDAKTLPRAVGAELGFRARLGDRLNFGAAGWWLDLEREFVYIGDEGSTELSGRTRRYGVDFETRLKIFSWLYGDVDLTVSTGKLRDEPKEANEIPLAPRLVSTGGLTVRQAKYEGGLRYRHIGDRPANEDHSVTALGYTVLDLSASYRLGNYRISLVLENMTNTAWNEAQFDTESRLRGETAPVSELHFTPGNPRNVRVGVSYSF